From the genome of Solidesulfovibrio magneticus RS-1:
ACCCAACGAGGCGCAGCCAGCCCAAATTCCACGTGAGGCACACTAACGTGCCGGGGCTTGAAATCCAGCTTGCGCAGCATGCGTACAGAGCACATGGGCATGGCGTCATGGACGTCGTGATCAAGGCTCATGGCCTCGAAACACTGTCGCAAAGTGGCCTCCGACGGAACACGACCAAGGCCCAGGGCTGTGGCGAAGAAATCGCTGTTCTTGAATTGCCGCACATGGTCGAAACCTACCTTTGCGGCGCACCTCGCGGGTGAAAGACGTCTGCTTAGACCTGCGAGGTCAATATGCTAAAATATTCATCTTTTTTAACAACAGACTGCACCGGAAAAATAAATTGAACTGAACTGCTTACGGATTTAGAATCAATATGACGGAGAATCTTAAGCTTAAACCGGGGCATGGACCGCTTCCCCAGTTGGGTGAAGACAGTGGCGCCATAGCGCGTGGATAGTTAAAATATATTTTGGCCAACTAGGTAAGAGTTATTGTTTCGATAGCGACGAAATCGATCCTGTTAAGTAATACAGGTGGTCATAGACTAGCACTTTGCCTAAGGGAGTAGATATGGATGCGGTATTTGTTGACCTTGAGCAGGACATTTATGACCGCCATGGTATTTATGCATTGTCAGCTGTATTAAAAAAACATGGGCTGAGTGTTGGATACCTTCCAGTAAATAAAGAAAACGCTGCATTGCGCCGACTGCAGGAAATGAGGCCCAAGTATATTTTATATTCAACATATTCGTCATATTTTCGAAAGTATGCTCGTTTTGATGCTAAAATAAAAAAAAATATGGATTGTTTTTCCGTTATAGGTGGTCCGTGTATTACGTTTAATCCTAATTTATTAAAAGATACAACCATTGATGCGGGTTGTATGGGTGAGGGCGAAACCGCTTTGCCGTTACTCTTGACAGGTAATAATAAAGAATCACGAAATATCTTTCTTCGCAAGGATCCATCGCCTGTTGAATTTGATCATTTCGTAGATCTAGATGCGATGCCTTTTCCGGACCGTGATATCATCTATAGCCATGACTATGTCCGACGAATGAACCCAAGTAAGACTTTTATTTCAGGACGCGGATGCCCTTTTTCTTGCACCTATTGCTTCAATCACCGGTATAATAAGCTATTTAAAAACAGTGGACATGTGCTTAGAAAAAAGAGTGTAGACTACATTTTGGAAGAAATTCGTCTTGTTAGGGGGAAATATCCTTTGAAGTTGGTCATTTTTATTGATGACACGTTTATTTTAAATAAAAAATGGTTGTTTGAATTCTGCGAACGGTTCCCTAGAGAATTAGGAGTCCCATATTCATGTAATATCCGTGCAAATTTAATGAATGAAGACGTCGCTAAAGCACTAAGTGAAAGCGGGTGTGTGATGGTGAATTGGAGCATAGAGTCTGGCAACGATTTCTTTCGCAATACCGTAATGAAACGCAATATGACGCGCGAACAAATTTTAAACACCGCGCATTTGCTTAATAAATATAAAATAAATCATAGGATTGGAAATGTGATAGGTCTGCCTGGTGAGAAATTAGAGCAAATATTCGAGACATTGGAGCTTAATATTGCTGCGAATCCAACTCTAGCCTTGGCTAATATTTTCGTACCGTTTCCGGGGTTGGAAATGACAAGATACGCTCAAGAAAATGGTTATTTTTCTGAAATTCCAGAAGAAAAATTGCCGTTGAACTACTTTTCAAAGTCTGTCATGAATATTCCTCCTGATGCAAATGAAACCATCCAAAAAATAATGTGTCTTTTCCCTGTTTTTTCGTCAGTTCCGGCTATATATAAAAGTCCAAATTTAAAAAAGATTGCTCTTGGACTGCCTAAGCCTGTCCTGCGTTTAATTTATGAAATTTTTTATGTAGCCATTTTTCGATCAATATACCGCATGCATGGGGGTATTTGCTATACAACAGTTACAGGATTTAGATACTTAAAAAGTCTTATACGATCTCTGCTAGTGGAATGACAGGGACACAAGCATGGCATTAGAAAGTCATGTCAAAGGCATCGCTTGGTTGTTTTATCAATCTTGCTGGAGGATAAGTTCATGGTGTTGGCGGATAAAAAAAGTTGTCAAAGATATGCCTCTCAAAGGTTATTGTTGATCTTGATTATCGTAAGTACAGTTTTTTTTTGTTTTTGGAGTGGCAAAGAAAACATATACAGACGAGACGATTTTGCTCTTGAAAAAGAAAGGACTGTTTTCGTAGGCGACTCGTTTGATTTTTTTTTGCACTTCATTTCGATTTCTCGAACAAGGATTCATGCGTCAGGGGATACTTTTTTGTTTAGACCTGGAACACACTTATCTATATACGTTCAGCATTTTTTAGTCAAAAACAAGCTTGTTGTTGGGTTGTCGAGTATATTCATTGCTTCAGTAATTTCCATTTTAATTTTTATAATACTACAGAGTGTTCTAGGCTTGCCTGCCTTTATATCGGCCTATGCCACTCTCTTATTTATCCTAGATCCACTTTCGATGGATATTATTTTGTGGCGGCAAATATCGCCGTACATGTGTGCCGTATTGTTTTTTTGTTTAGGAGTAGTGTATTGTGAATTTAGCAAAAAAAAATCAATATGGGTATTTTCTTTTATGCTTTTTTTGTCAACACTTTTCCATGAGTACGTTGCAATAACTGTGCTTTTTATGGTGGTATACTTAGTTGCTCTTAGATTTTTTCTAAATTTTAAAAACGATCATTCTTCCTCGTTTAAAAATTTTTTCCCAACAAAATTAATTTTTAGTATTCTTTTAGGTGTATTTTTTATCTGGGCTGGGCTTAATATTTTCGAATATTTTCATTATGGACACACTATAAAAAGCTTTGTAAGTGACAACGGATCTGATAAGTGGGGACTTTTAAATAGTAGGCTTGATTTTATTATAAATTCTGTTAAAAACATTTTTGTTTATGCTGGAGCTACTCTTGAAGCCGCATTTGCACCGCTAGCAGTGACAGTCTCTCCTTCTAATTCTCTTTCGTTTTCTTGGAAGTTTTCAAATCAACCATTCATGCTAAAAATTTTATTTTCAACGCTATCAATGCTTTTTTTTGTTATCAATTTAATTGCAGTTACCATTGACATCTTGCGAGAAAGACAACTGTCATTAAAAAATTTCATGCTGTTATATTGCATGCTTAGCCTTTTGGTTTGTATTATATTTCTCGTGCTAGGGCGTGGAATGCTTCGTGGCATAGATTATATCGAAGATGCCACGTATTATTATTTTTTTACATCTTTTTCTTGGTATATACTTGCAGCCTACTCTCTACAAGAGTTTTCGCGTTATATTAAAAAAAATTTCAATCAACTACGAGGGTTCGAAATTTTAAGTATTTTTAACCCTAGATATGGCCTATGTGTATATTTGGGTATTTATATTCAAACTTTGAGACTCATGGTGAATTCAATGTATAAATAATATGCCACGTATTCAAATTGTCAAGTTCAAGCAAGGTCAAGCTTTTAACCTAAAACGGAATCTACCATTTGCTTTATGATACAACAGATAAATTTGAATGGTAAAGAGCCATTCTGCCGGCTACTTAGACGTCACGACTTATTGGAAAGTTTGCTGTTCATAGTGACGTTTTTTTACGCCGTAGCTTTTAATTTGTGGCTTACCTTTTCTGGGAGGATATGTATTGGACATGACACTTGGCAGTATTTTTCTTTGCAATATTACTTCTTAGGAAATGCGGCATATTTCGGAGAAATACCTCAATGGCTTCCTCACCTTGGTCTCGGCACAGAAGGTTCGATGTGGTACGCAACCCAGGGTGGGTTTGTAACTAATATACTATTATTCATTGCACCTCTGTTAAAGAATATTGATTTTAGAGTCATTTTTAATACGGGCATTCTTTTTCAAGAGATCATCCTTATCGTTGGCAGTTGGCTACTTTGTAGACGTTTCCTCAAATCGCCAATCACTATTTTCATCGTTACAATATCTCTGCTCAATTCATCTGTTTGGGCCACACAATACTGGTTTAACTTCTCCTTCTTGCTGGCGCTGCCCTTGTCTTTGTATGTCGGGCATTGTTTTCTTGAAACAGCAAAATACCGATATCTGTTTCTTTTGTTTAGTCTAATAGCGTTGCAGACGCAAGGAAACCTTCCTTATTTTATTGTAGTATTCACGCTTATTATTACAGTTTACTTCATTCTCTATGCTTTCTTATACAAGAATGAGTTTTTTTGTTTTTTTAGTCTCGTTAAGGTGAACTGGCGGCTATTTGCTGCAACTGTTGGGGTCGTTTTGTTGCTGATTTTGGTTTACAAAACATCAAAATTAGGCATGCACTGGACGGCTGTCCCCTCCCGTGATGGCTCTGATGCGAGTGTCAGTCTTCATGAATATTTAACTTGGGGTAATGCCTTTCATCTTAGTGATTATCTTGCAGCCTTTGTGAGGACATCATTTAGTCTTGACTGGACATTCTATTTTGGATATCTCCCAATTATTGGTTTCTTTTTTGCTTTTAAGTCAAAACCGTCTCGAAGTGCTTTGCTGTTCTCTTCCGTGACCATATTTATTTTTTTGACAAGTCTTGGAGCATGTGTATCTACTGTTTTGTACTATTTGTGGCCATTCATGAGTATGTATAGACACCTGTCGCTAATTAATATCCTAAACAAAGTTTTTATATTGATTCTTGCAGGAATTGGTATTGACGGATTGCTTTTTAATCGTTTGTCAATCAACAAAACCGCTTGTCGTATAAAGCTTATTTGTGTTGGCATTGTTTCGCTGGTTATAAATATTTGTATTATTATAAATTTAACCCCAGAGTTGCTTGATAATTGGTCATGTCAAAATATTTTTGGTCTCGCCAAAGAATTCGCTAGCATATGGACGTCTGAACACTATATTTGTCACAACTTACTAAACGTATTGAAGGTATCGCCATTAATAATTGAGGGTGTTGTATTTTGTATGTGTACTCTTTTTTTGGTTTATATGGTTTTAACAAGCCAGCCAAAAAACAAACAATTATATATACTATTGACACTTTTTGTTTTTTGCCTTGACTCTTGTGGCTATAGAGTGAATCAATACAAAAAGTTCACTTTCATACCTGAGAAACATTTAAATAGTGCTTTTAGGCTTGAGAGTCCTTTTTTTGTTCGCCAATGGTGGATGGGGGAGGGAGGGGCTCCTTTGCTACCTCTCGGTGACAAAGAAAAATTAAGAAAAGAAATTTTTGAGACTATTCCGTTAAACTCTAGCAAAAAACAATGGATAAGTGAATTATTCTTGCAAAGCGAACTAATTAATAAGGATCTAAAAATAGTACACTATTCTAAATCATTGTATGATTTTTATAAACTTTATTTTTCTAAAAAAGAAAAAGACAGTGGCAAAACATTGTACGCATTATTGGCGGAAACCCCCCCCTTGTTGCGAGTAATAGGGGCTTCAATTGTTGACAGAATTCAATTCTATCAGAACCCGTTATTTCTTTATTCACTTGAAGATGTCTCTAAAAAACTTCAAGAAAAAAGATTTAGCGGCGAGGGCTTGTTTCTTTTTTCAAAAGACAAAAGTGAAACTTTGGCAGATGACCACATGAGAAGAATTGATATCGACTACGAGATCCTTAAATTTTCTGCAAATAATATTGTCATCCAATGTTCTTCGTCTGTGCCCAAAAATACCTATCTTTACTATGCGGATGGTTGGCATCCATGGTGGAAAGCAGATGTCAACGGCCATCCTGCAAAAATTTATCAGGCAAACATTGCTTTTAAAGCTGTTGCTCTTGATCCAGGAGTTAATGTTGTTTCTTTTAATTTCAATGCCCCAAACATGGACATAATTCATTTTATTTGGTTCGCAATGTCTTTTTTTTGGGTATTATATTTATTTTACTTGTGCAAGGACTTTGTCAGGTTTGGGGTCATTTTGCTTGTTTCAACTAAATACAAATTTAAATTCATTCTGCTTTTTATTGTTTTGTTGCTATGTGTTTCCAGTTTTTGTGTATATTTTGTTGATTGCGACGTGACGAGCGTATTTGAAGAGCTGCTATTTATTTTTCTTTTATTTTTGATTTTGAAAAAATCTGTAGCTTGTAATGAGACGTAGTCATCATAAGCAGTTTTATACAAAGAATTTTGTGCAGCGACGCCAAAAATTTGTAATCTTCAAAAGAACCCCTTCTTAGAGGCTGTCCCACGAAGATTTTCGGTGGCCAACCGAGCAAATTGCCATCCTTGTCCAGGGACGGGAGTTTTTACGAGGTTAGGAGCCTGTCCCACGAAGATTTTCAGCGCTAATCGGGCAAAGTGCCATCCTTCACTGGGTTGAAACGATTTTCAACCGACATACTCTCTTATCCGGCGTCTGCGCTCATATTGCTGGTAGCAGACGATTGTTTCCGATATAATCTCTTCTTTTGCCCTAGGTGACCACCAAGCTATGTCTATAGAGCTTGAGGATATTGTGCGTTAAGCACCATAGATCAAATTCACCACCTACTTTTTCAAGACCACGAAGCAGAAATTTTGCCAGATTACGACAGTCCTTTATTTGACCATAAGGAGCTTCTGCGATTTGACCTCGAAGTCGGTACAATGCTTTCCCG
Proteins encoded in this window:
- a CDS encoding B12-binding domain-containing radical SAM protein, whose amino-acid sequence is MDAVFVDLEQDIYDRHGIYALSAVLKKHGLSVGYLPVNKENAALRRLQEMRPKYILYSTYSSYFRKYARFDAKIKKNMDCFSVIGGPCITFNPNLLKDTTIDAGCMGEGETALPLLLTGNNKESRNIFLRKDPSPVEFDHFVDLDAMPFPDRDIIYSHDYVRRMNPSKTFISGRGCPFSCTYCFNHRYNKLFKNSGHVLRKKSVDYILEEIRLVRGKYPLKLVIFIDDTFILNKKWLFEFCERFPRELGVPYSCNIRANLMNEDVAKALSESGCVMVNWSIESGNDFFRNTVMKRNMTREQILNTAHLLNKYKINHRIGNVIGLPGEKLEQIFETLELNIAANPTLALANIFVPFPGLEMTRYAQENGYFSEIPEEKLPLNYFSKSVMNIPPDANETIQKIMCLFPVFSSVPAIYKSPNLKKIALGLPKPVLRLIYEIFYVAIFRSIYRMHGGICYTTVTGFRYLKSLIRSLLVE